The following is a genomic window from Elgaria multicarinata webbii isolate HBS135686 ecotype San Diego chromosome 9, rElgMul1.1.pri, whole genome shotgun sequence.
TCCTTGGTTAGTTACATTAGAGAACTTGCCTTTGATTAAATTcctctcttccaaatatggaaagTTATCACATTGGGTCCACTGTTAAAACAGACTGCAAATTTATTCTGGGATTATGTGTTCCAACAGAGTACATAGGTGAGGTAATGGCCTTGAAGTTTAATAGTCATCGCCTCTGCTGACAACTTCTTTGCATGTTGGACGCAATAATATGGTATGCTCAAACTGTGCTGTGTAGGAGCCTTTAATATCACACAGGGGAGGGTATGGATCCACTATACCCAAGTCACACAGGTTCTTCAGAGCCATTAGATATTTACTTTCGCCCAGACGATCTAGCCATCTGCGACAGAAGGCAAGGGTGCCAAAGTTTTCATTGATAACATTCAGCAAGTGTTTAGCTCTTGGAAGCCTAGGAGAAAAGAGTACATTGAATGAGCAGGAAGAAAGGCTGATGCACAGAAGCATTTGCTTTTGAAATAGATACAACTATTGGGCAGATActtactgcacaatcctatgcatgtttactcaaaagtaaggctCACTGTatttaatggagcttacttcctcATGTTTAGGATTGAGCATTAAGTCATCACTTGAGACCAAGATCCAGAGCATCGTAATTTCCCACTGTGTCCAAATTGTTGGTTATGGAAGAGAGAAACCATTTTCTTTCCATTGCAATAGCAATATGTCCAATTAGAACCAAAGTTTCAGATATTACTAACAATCCAACACTCTACCACTTCCTCTGAACCCTAATTTTCCTGATCAACTGGACTTTAAACATGTTTTCTCTTATTGATAAAATGTTTTACAACAAATGTTTTCAGCATTTCCTTTGTAAAAGGTAATGCTGTACTGTAGCTAGAGAATATTTTGATTAGAAATCTCTACAGCAGTGCTTTTAAAAGTAAATAGTTGTTTGTCCAAGATTTCTATTTCACAagggcacctacactgtatttcATATAAGTACTATCTACTTACtgtaactgttttaaaattttgcattagCCAAGCTATTCCTTTCCACAGTGCACACAGAACTAAagtcacttttttttcttttttgagaaaaAGCAGGACTTACCTTATTGGCACATGTCCAACATCAAAGTTCTTCATATAATGAGAACATTCCATATCATCATGTACAACACCTTTTCCTGTGCTACCAAAGGTTTCTATAGCATATACTTCTCCCTCCTATAGTGAGACAGAGACACATACTAGGTAAATActaggaacgcctcctcccatatgtacctgcccggaccgtaagatcatctacaggggcccttctccgtgagcccctgccaaaggaagtgaggcaggtggctactagaaggagggctttctccgctgtggcaccccggttgtggaatgagctcccaagagaggtccgcctggcgcctactgtactcctttcatcgccagctgaagacctttttattctctcagtattttaacacttaattttaacttaaatttaaattttactgttttaactctgtattttaatcttatatcaattttgctgcatggttttatcctggttgtgctttttatactgtattttgtatttgtgcttttaacctgttggttgttttattatggttttaatttttgtgaactgcccagagagcttcagctattgggcggtataaaaatgtaataaataaataaaataaataaataagaagagtaGGGTAAACAGAATTAGTCTCAGGGTTATGTTTGAGTGCATTTGACAATGTGGGCTCTAGCCCACAAAAGCTAATGTGACAATATAATGTGACAATATATCTGTTCTTCAAAGGTGCCACAACATTATTTTAATGATAGACTAATACAGTTTCTCCTCTTGAAGTTCTCAGATAAATACATAATGATCTACAGAGCAGATATATAGGCAACATACTTGTGGAATATATGACTATTTTATTCACTTCCTCTAAATCAGCATTCTCAGTTTTTTGCAGACTGCTTGTAAATTACTGGAGCTCATGGTGGGCCACTTAAATTTTAtttgttctacaaatcaaagCACATACATAActcatattttaatatatatttcttaATCACTGGCAACATGTTCAAAAGCCAGCTCCAAAATTATGAAAATCGCAGGTTCATAAGACAGGTCTCCTTTATTCTATCTTCATTGtcagaaaaaaataatccaaGAGCAGAGTCATGTATAGATCACCTAAATGGAGCTCATGGATCACAAGTCGTCCACAGACCATAGTCTGAGAACTCTGCTCTCAAATAAGTTTTTTTCAAACACTGTCAGGGTGATACTTAGATACAGTTTAATCTAACATATTAGGATTCGCTcaaataattaatatttatttattaagaaaatCTACTCTTCCTCCAAGAATTTTTTTGGACATTTACTTACATATGGTTCCAAGGCAATCTCACACACAGGCAGTTTACAGTGTAAGTCATGCTTCATTTTAGAATTAGAAATTAGTTATATGTCTTGAAAACATTTTCTGGCCCAGTAAGTTTTGCTGGTAGATAAACTATCAGGAAGTAGGGCAGTGACAACCCAAATCGGTTATACTTGGGGTGGGTAATAATATGTAAAACAATTTCCAGAGTAAGTAAAATACATTCTGTGAGTTCTGGATTATTCCTGGAGAGTCATTGTTAAATGAGATGGTTTGGATAGTCTTTCTCATTAACTGTGGTATTAATTAGATAATGCATGAATCTCACTCCCTTCTTTTGAAATCAACCAACCAGCTTTCCCTTTTTCCTAAATGAAAAGTTCACCTCCcatattttatcttgtttttactTAATACTTTCTTTTATCTAAAAATTATCTTTCCCTGTACAAAACTAAACAAGGGAATGGAACTTTTTAATGCATACATATTCACAGCATTTCATTGTGAGCAGCAGCTACATATTTCTGGCTTTCAAGTAATTTATTAGTACAGAATACATACTAAAATATTCTGTCAAGAATGTGGGGGTGGAGGGGCATGCCAAATCAAGCCATACAAAGTTTGGCAGTCCAATTGTAAATATTAACTGTCTAACACTATGAATACATTCAGTGGGAGTAAAACCCATAGAACTCATATATAGGGTCAAGGCTGTACAGAGTTATCTGCTTACTTCCATTCttgttgcttctcctcctttcacAATGGGAACAGTTTTGCCTGCATGTATCCTGTATGGTCCAATAGAGTGTCCATTCAGGTTGCGAATTGGTTTCACtgttatataaaatataaaacatcatGAGATCATTGCACTTAGGTAATTAGAATAGTTAACCTAATATAATAAacaattattttctttaaaagcacCTACTTGCTATATGAAATTCCTGAAgactaataaataaaaaagtcaagAACTTAAAAGAAAAGTCTCAAAATATTTTACTTGTTGGTACCAACTGTAAGCAGTCATTCAAATAGTGTGTGTCTGTAactatatataatacacacatacCCTCCTCATTTTGAAGACTATGTGTACTAGATGGAAATAAATTTACCTTGATACGTTTTGCCATCAATTTCAACTTCATAAGACTCCATGACTTCTTGAATAGATTCACCAACATCACAAAGGCGAACATCTATTCCAGCACACTGTACGCACACAAGACAGGTTGGAAttgaagatatatatttttctcacaAAGTAGATAAGAACTAAAGTTACACTTCCCCATGTGAGTATACCTTTATTCCAGTATTTGTTGCATCTTTTACAGCTTGTAAGAGTCTGTCATATTTTGGATTGAATGTGACAGTAAAAGCACAGTCAATGATACGACCTGAAATTAGATACAAATTAGATAAAATCATGTGCTTCTACTAAATTATCTAACGCGTAATAAGCAAGAGAAAACTCACCACTAACATGTGTTCCAAAATCTATCTTGCAGATATCATCATACTGCAATACAGTTGGATCTCCAGCATTGGGAGTGTAGTGGGCTGCACAGTTATTCAGAGAACACCCCGTAGGAAATGCAAGCCCAGCATTTAAGCCATTCTCTTTGATCAACTTCCGAGAACAGTCTTCTAGTTTTTCACTAGGAAAGCAAATGTCTCTGTTACATGAAAGGATCTGTTTTCCAACAGCTTTATTTAGCTACCTAGGAGCTACATTTTAGAAACTTCAAACAGTACATTTTGTTTTGCTATGGATACTACTGACAATATTCTTACAGTTAGAGACTAATGCTTGCTGCCCCAAGCCCAAAAAGCGAAGTGCCATATCTCTGGCTACATCACAACATCTGTTAAAACAGTTTTGCAGCAACTTTGTGACAGCTAATTTTTCCCTAGCATCAAAGCCTGTAGGGAgttatgcaaaaacaaaacaaaaaaagaaatatatgcaGAATAATGGTTTTGTTTGAGAACTAGACAGCTCTGCTTAAACATGATGATTTTGCAACCATCACTATGAGAACTGGTAGAGAACCCAATCTCCTAAACAAAAGCATGCCCAACACATTTAATTAAACCTATAAAGATTTCAACTCCTGAGTACaaccttcaataataataataaaaaatcctatAGTCTTCTATTCTCACCAGATTTCTATCATTGTCATTCCAGGCTTGATCCAGCTCATAACATATTTCCTCACTTGTCTATGTGCTTCAGCAGCTTCTCTGAAATCATTCCAGATCTCTTCACTTGCTTGATCTAGTGCTCTCTTTTCATCACTTGTGGTTCTCCAAGCAGCAGTTCGACTTTAATGTTGCAATACAAAGACAGTTAAGCTAGCATGTAATTCAAACTTAGGTGATAATAATATGCTTGAATTGGTTCACTAAATAAGCCACTCCTCCCTGTACCAGACAggaaatatatattaatatacacatttttagatTGCCAGAAGTATCCTTACAAACTACTTGCAATTGCTCAAATTATTAATCTTCAGCTAGCACAGTATGGCCAAGTTCCAGAGGGGTGTACAAACAATACTTGCTGTCAATTCATTCTACAAAACCTCCCAAAGGGCTCTTTAAATCGTCACATTCAAGAAGCAGTTAGAAATTGGTGTGAAAACTTTTTAAAGATGACATTGTTAATACTGCAGCTATACCAGATCAACCACTAAAAAACTTAGGTAACTTGTCCCTAGAGTTTGGAAtttagggaaatgtaaaaaacaacaacccacagttgagCTATTTTGCCAGGTTATCTTTTGAGAAGGAAGAATTCAGATGTCTGGACACATCCCCTCTTAATTTTAGGCCTAGCCTACACAAATGCAGTAGAATAAGATGGCAAAGAggaatgtaccacttcagaatgcacaTGGGAAGGGTCACATTTTTTGATATTCCCTGCACCACCACTCTGCAAATGGAACCACCAGCAAAGTATGGAGCAGGCTGGACTGAAAGTTCTCCTtgctttgctgtttttgtttcacTTGCAGAAAAATGTTTACACAGAGGCGTTCAAAACTGGCCCCTCACCTGCAGTCCAAAATGGTACAATCCACTCTACCACCTTAATGCTTGTCACACAGTGCATATACTTTTATGTGTTATCACAGATTTTAGGCCTACACAAAGCACTTCATGTGCATGACAAGGCATGAGGTTGGCAAATGTATTAAAGACATGAAGAATAGGTGCATTGATCTCTTAAATGGGTTAAGGACTCCAGTGTAGATCTCTTTGTATAATCTCCAAATTTGTGAAAATAGATGAACACACTTAGAGCTTGCTTCATACATTGCTGGAGTATAAAATATTTATGGCTTTCACTTCAGAGCGATATGTATAAACGGCAATAACTGGCTTTTGcaaacaaaatacacacacaaacataggCCTAATAAGAATTGTGCTGATGCTCTAGTACATGTTGCTAGCACATTCACAGTTATGTACATTCTTACTATTCATAACATGACtgtactaaaaaaaaatcccaagtaCCAAGTGAATAGTAACATATAGAAGTGGCACTAACTCATGAAGCACAGCGGCATTCTCACCAAAACCAACTACCAACACACAAAGTTCTATAGAAGGGTATTCTCTAAGATATACCCTCTTTCAATTAAAATGATCCCCTAAAGTAGCAGAAAACTAAAGTGCAAAGTGTAATAATCTGGCCATCTAAAATAGGCAATTAGGCGATCCTATGAAAAATAATTTTCTGTCAAGTGTACTGCCCTCtgcattttaaaactgaaggatACATACCCATCTTGTGTTGGTGGATACTCACACTCTTCACCTTTGGGATATGTAGCACTGGGAAACAAATCACATATTGGAATAGATGGAGGATCTGTCTGGACTTTAGCTGTTGGGTGAAATGCAGATGTTGAATTCCTTTGAATGCAAAATCTAGTtctattattttcaaaatatacGTATTTAAACCTTGCCTCCTGCATGGGCTCACATCCAAAACAGAAACCATGCCTGGATATTCTCAAATAACTTAGCCGTTTCTCAGAGTGCCTTTCACAACTGCTAAAAAGAGTCAGTCTTAGCCCAAAAGCCTGGCTTGTGCATACCAGTTAtcaatttctttaaaacaacTACAATATCTCCACACAGTCTAAATGCCCCTACTTATCAAGACAGTGACTTTGTTCTGATATCTGTCCCATGTAAATCACCAACCCTCAGCTTGTGTCCCCTCCCAGCAAGTAGCTTATCTATGACAGGAGAGCTCTACCCAATGGCCAGAGGACCAACAGTTGCTAAGAGCTCAAGTCCTCTCCATTGCAACACAACTCCATTAGAACTATTAACCGTTTTTGGTAAAAGATTGCCTATTTGGCAGATATCCATGGAATTTATTATAGaacagctattaaaaaaaaattacttttaaaaaacattaaattgTAACTGTAAGCAATAATCTTAAGTGTATAGGGAAGAGGTCAAAGTTCAGTGATACAGCACTTGATTTTTATGCAGGTTAGTCACTTGCATCTCCAGTAAAAAGATCTCAGTTGACAGGGctgggggcttgtcttgatgaagagAAATCCCCAGGATGGATCCGCAGTGGTGCTACGTCATTTATATGGCGCAGCACCCATttcggagccatcccagggctttacCCTGATGATCcgaattttaaaagttggggacatACTCTGACTTTTTCCTCTTTCAGCAATATGACGATGGCATCTGCTGCCTGTCTCCTTGCTCCAGGGTTGCTTCGGAGGCGTGTCCGGCCAATGGCGACCTCTGATTAGTCGCCATCACTAgacagggaagaggagggggggcagCGAGTCAAATGACCGCCGGAATGCCTCTGCACTTCTCCGGCACGGGCAGAAGGACACCAATCTGGAGAAGTgtgtaaagttttaaaaaaagaaaggctttttaaaaaacccatgggGGCACCCTGCAGCACCCATGCAGTGATGCGCAACTGCATGGTGGTGCACAGGTGTGGTGGCATGGGTGCAGCAGCTGAAGCAAACCCCGTGCTCGCTCCTTGCCATGGGGACAACCGGCAGGAGCACAGGCGTGGGATAGTAGGGGCTCGAGGTGCCAATGCAACCTCATATAGATACCCACTGGGAAAGACTGTTGCCCAAGAGCATGCCACTGACAGACAATGGCCAATACTAAACTAGATGAACACATGTActaagtataaggcagcatcataCATAAGCTTCAGAAACATGGCATGAATAGAAATAATATTCATGGTACAACTATGCAGTCAACACTTAcgtcctttcttctttttctttttcttcttcttcttccctgctGCATTATCACCTTCACCATCACCATCTACAGaaaacaaatgtataaataacTGATAGAGCTAGCACTTATTCCAAAGATGCAAGAagaaaaatcgggtcaacagtaGTTTGGCAAAAAATGACAGCCAAAGCTACATTATGGCAACTGACTAGACTCACCCAAACTGCATGCTAACATAACATCAAACCTGCACAGAGCACTGTTCCATAAGTATGTAGATTATGTGATGCATAGATTGTACTAAATGTCTCAATCCCTGCTGATACTGTGTAACTGGATCTTACCATGCTGTGAGAAGAAGAGGACTGAAAATTGTGATGAAGTCCTGCCCAC
Proteins encoded in this region:
- the METAP2 gene encoding methionine aminopeptidase 2 isoform X2; amino-acid sequence: MSEVTVRNGDGEGDNAAGKKKKKKKKKKGPKVQTDPPSIPICDLFPSATYPKGEECEYPPTQDGRTAAWRTTSDEKRALDQASEEIWNDFREAAEAHRQVRKYVMSWIKPGMTMIEICEKLEDCSRKLIKENGLNAGLAFPTGCSLNNCAAHYTPNAGDPTVLQYDDICKIDFGTHVSGRIIDCAFTVTFNPKYDRLLQAVKDATNTGIKCAGIDVRLCDVGESIQEVMESYEVEIDGKTYQVKPIRNLNGHSIGPYRIHAGKTVPIVKGGEATRMEEGEVYAIETFGSTGKGVVHDDMECSHYMKNFDVGHVPIRLPRAKHLLNVINENFGTLAFCRRWLDRLGESKYLMALKNLCDLGIVDPYPPLCDIKGSYTAQFEHTILLRPTCKEVVSRGDDY
- the METAP2 gene encoding methionine aminopeptidase 2 isoform X1, producing the protein MAGVEQGGSPEEEKHLNGELLLDPEEREGAVGPGADEGTKKKRKKKKKSKGAVAGQQEAERESETTLDEISKQMDKQTLDEKEKDEDEEDGDGEGDNAAGKKKKKKKKKKGPKVQTDPPSIPICDLFPSATYPKGEECEYPPTQDGRTAAWRTTSDEKRALDQASEEIWNDFREAAEAHRQVRKYVMSWIKPGMTMIEICEKLEDCSRKLIKENGLNAGLAFPTGCSLNNCAAHYTPNAGDPTVLQYDDICKIDFGTHVSGRIIDCAFTVTFNPKYDRLLQAVKDATNTGIKCAGIDVRLCDVGESIQEVMESYEVEIDGKTYQVKPIRNLNGHSIGPYRIHAGKTVPIVKGGEATRMEEGEVYAIETFGSTGKGVVHDDMECSHYMKNFDVGHVPIRLPRAKHLLNVINENFGTLAFCRRWLDRLGESKYLMALKNLCDLGIVDPYPPLCDIKGSYTAQFEHTILLRPTCKEVVSRGDDY